From a single Paenibacillus sp. FSL R5-0345 genomic region:
- a CDS encoding helix-turn-helix domain-containing protein, whose amino-acid sequence MQEIGTLIELAQSGNRDAEARLIFLYQPLINKFAKQNGHIDEDCRQHLTLEFILAVRRFNLNRYH is encoded by the coding sequence ATGCAAGAAATAGGTACACTGATTGAATTGGCTCAGAGTGGCAATCGTGATGCCGAAGCTAGACTAATTTTTCTTTATCAACCACTGATAAATAAATTTGCAAAACAAAACGGGCATATAGATGAGGATTGCAGACAACACCTTACATTAGAGTTCATATTAGCAGTACGTCGTTTTAATCTTAATCGTTATCATTAG
- a CDS encoding sigma-70 family RNA polymerase sigma factor translates to MHNVNKDQKAIKNAFSSYVQSCLRHASRDYYKKALRHTSHTILLDEKELNNIKPNFSICLSSSTRVENCTTLIQIIDELKFSTVEKRVLALKYCKDLTDKEIAYNLGISRQAVSKMKANLLRKLKEHLSLYC, encoded by the coding sequence ATGCATAATGTTAACAAAGATCAAAAAGCAATTAAAAATGCTTTTAGTAGTTATGTACAGTCGTGTTTACGTCATGCGAGCCGGGATTATTATAAAAAAGCTCTTCGCCATACTTCTCATACTATTCTATTGGATGAAAAAGAATTAAATAACATCAAACCCAACTTTAGTATTTGTTTGTCGTCCTCTACCCGAGTCGAAAATTGTACTACATTGATACAAATTATCGATGAATTGAAATTTAGTACTGTAGAAAAGAGGGTATTGGCCCTAAAGTACTGTAAGGATTTAACTGATAAAGAAATTGCATATAATCTTGGTATCTCAAGGCAAGCAGTCAGTAAAATGAAAGCAAATTTATTACGGAAATTAAAAGAGCACCTCTCTTTATATTGTTAA